From uncultured Pseudodesulfovibrio sp.:
GTCGTGCCCTGCAACCAGCCAGCTATGCACTCCTTGCGCTCATGGGACTTTTCCTGCTGGTCAAGGCCATTCGTGACATCCTCAAGGGTGGAATGCTCGCGGACCCATCATGTGGTCACAGTCACGACGAGCCAGAGGGCGGAGATCTCAAATCCATTCTGTCTGTCTCTTTCATCACCGGCCTCGTGCCATGCCCGGGCGCAGCCGTAATTCTTGCCTTTGCCATCGGGTTAAATATTTTCTGGATAGGCATGCTCGCTTTGATCTGCATGGCGGCCGGCATGGGGTTGACCACCACTTTATTCGCTTGGGTCGCTGTAACAGCCCGATCTGCCACTCTCAAATTTTCCGGCAAAAACAGAAAAGTTTTCAACCTGCTTTACGCGGGCTTATCCATTTGCGGGGCCGGTGCGATCGCCTTATTCGGTTCAGCCCTCTTTTTCGGCAGTCTATAGCAACAACATCTTCTCCACTCCCTGCGCCCAAACAGAAAAACTTTTTTGCGTCCTTCTTTCCAAATTTACAAAAAATTATTGACAACATTTTTCACTTTTAGATAAAAACACCTTACCAAGTTTTCGAAAATGAAAATATCCGACAAAATAGATATGAAAAGCACTCTCGACACACAAGACAAGAAACTGGTGGCTGCGCTGACCCATGACGGACAACTGTCACCAGGGAAAATAGGTCAAGGAATGGGCGTCACAGCGCCGACGGTGCGATCTCGCATGAAAAACCTGATTACGGCTGGAGCACTCAAAGTGGCCGGCCTGATAAACCCCATGGAAGCCAAAGGGTTGACCGTGGCTATGGTGGGTATCACGCTGCACAGTCATGAGCAGCTTGGAGAAAAACTGGAGCAAATCGGCTCCCTGCCGCGTGTCAACTGGTGTGCAGTGGTCACTGGTCGTTACGACATCATTGTCGAAATCATCTGCACAGATGAAATGAGCGACCTCTACGACTTTCTCGATCAGGACCTGTCAAAGGTCGGCGGCGTCAATTCCAGCGAATCCTTTGTCGTCATGAAATCCAAGCGCAAGTGGCTGCTACTGCCCGACGCTGTTGTCGACAGATTCAATAAATAACCCTTTCTGCCGGGTACGGCAGGACCGTTTTTTCAAAGGAGAGAGAGAAAAAATGATTATCGGTATCCCCAAGGAAATCAAAACACTTGAGAATCGCGTTTCCATGACCCCCGGAGCCGTGGAGTCCCTGATTCGTCACGGTAACAAGGTGCTTGTCGAAGCTGGAGCCGGTCTCGGCAGTGGCCTGACCGACGCTGAATACGAGGCCGCAGGTGCTACCATGGTTTCCGCCGAGGAAGCATGGGGCGCGGAAATGGTCATCAAGGTCAAGGAACCATTGGATTCTGAATTCAAGTATCTCCGCGAAGGCCTGATCCTGTTCACCTACCTGCATCTGGCTGCGGCCGAGTCCCTGACTCACGCCCTGCTGAAATCCGGCACCATCGGCATCGCTTATGAAACTGTGGAGTCTCCGGACCACACCCTGCCGCTGCTCACCCCCATGTCCGAAGTGGCTGGCCGTATGGCTACACAGGTCGGCGCACACTACCTTGAAAAGACTCAGGGCGGCGAAGGGATTCTGCTCGGCGGCGTCCCCGGTGTGTATCCGGCAGAAGTCATGGTCATCGGTGGCGGCGTGGTCGGCACTAACGCGGCCCGTATTGCCATGGGCATGGGCGCTCGCGTGACCATTCTCGACCTCTCCCATCAGCGTCTCCAGTATCTGGACGAAGTCTTCCAGGGTCGCATCACCACCATGATGTCTACCGAGCCGAATATCCGTCAGATGATCACCAAGGCCGACCTTGTTGTCGGTGCTGTACTCATTCCCGGCGCAAAAGCTCCGAACCTTATCACCCGCGACATGCTTCCCCTCATGAAAAAGGGTTCCGTCATCGTTGACGTGGCCGTTGATCAGGGTGGTTGCGTCGAGACCATCAAAGCCACCACACACGATGACCCCACCTACATCGTGGACGGCGTAGTTCACTACGGCGTAGCAAATATGCCCGGCGCAGTCCCCCGCACCTCCACCTTCGCACTGGTCAATCAGACCACGCCGTACGCCCTGCGTCTGGCCGCAAAGGGTGTCGATGCCCTCAAGAACGATCCGGGTCTGGCCCTCGGCCTGAACACCTATAAGGGCAAGCTGACCTGTCCCGCAGTCGGCGAAGCCTTTGGTATGGAGTCCCAGACTCCTGAAGAAGCGCTCGGTATATAGCTCAAATCAAAGATTGATTTATTCCAAAGAGGCCTCGGTCAAGTGACCGGGGCCTCGTTTTTTGCAGTTTGCAACAGGCTCGGATATGGTCCACTGACAAGGAGCACGCATGCAAAAAGACATTCTCTTCACTCTGCCCGCCAGTTTTATGAACGGTATGGACGGCCCGTTGTTCTGACCGGAATGCGCGATCCTGGAAGGATTGCTCGGCTACTTTCCCCAGTTGCGGGAAGACCTTGATATCAGACCTATCGAATTCCAACGTCCCAGAGCCGCAATCATCACATTTCTCGGCAAAGAACATCAGGGGTGCCCCTGCCTGATTCTGGCCGATCCGACCAAAGCGGAAGGGTTGCCTGTCCAACAATACGAACAGTACTCCTTTCTCGACGATCACAAGGCCATCATAGAATATCTGGCCCGCAACCACGGCATCAGCCGTCCGTCGCACGACTGACAAAAGTCATCACACGTGGCGAAGGTCAAACGGCTTATTTGCTCACGGAAAGTTTTTGTCCCGGCCTGATGGTAGATTTTGTCGACAACTTATTCAGCTTGCAAAGCTGCCAAAGGCTCATTTGATGTTTCCGGGCTATGGCCGTCAAGGAATCCCCCCGCTTGACCACATAGGTCTTGGGCTTGAGGGTTTTCCGGTACTTGGCGATAAGAGGATGATACCGCTTGGCAAAATCTCCTGCCGCTCCTTGCGGCAAATAGAGAATATGATCGCCTCTTGGGATGGTATCGGACAGTAATTGCGGGTTCAAATCTCGAATATTTTTATAATATGTCTTAGCAGCCTTGGCTACGAGAGTAACCGGAGTCGCATATTTGGCCTTGAGCTTGATACGATCAAACTGTTTTGGCGAATAATAATCACCGGGTCGCAAATCAAATCCATAGCGGGCTGGATCGGACAAAATGAGCTTGGCAGCAATGGCGCGAGGAATATACCGTTGTGTCTCACGGGGCAGATGAAGCCGGTAATAATCCTTAACCTCCTGCTTCTCGATCCGCTTTTTCAATCCCTGCTCGCCCATATTGTACCCGGCACACCCGAGTGTCCATGAGCCAAACATGTCATGCAACTCGTTCATATACCGAACGGCAGCTTTGGTGGCCGAATAGAAATTACGCCGCTCATCTATGGAGTAGTTCACGACAAGTCCATAGTTACGCGCTGTGGACGGAATAAACTGCCAGATACCACGTGCCCCTTTATTTGAACCGGCATGAGGTTTAAGCGCACTTTCGATCACCGCGATATACTTGAGATCGTCGGGCATATTCGCCCCCTTGAGCACCACCTCAATATGCGGGAAATACCGTCCTGTCCGCTTGAGCCAAAGGATGACCTGCGCACGATCCCAGAGCATGAGCAACAGTTCTTTTTCCAGTCGCTCTCGCACCTCAGGCAAATGAACAGGAACGTATTCACCACAAAATTCAAGCGGCCCACGGATACGAATGGCCGATTCCAATGAGGGGAAAGCAGCGACTTTCATGGGTTCGGTAAGGGCTGGCGACTGAGCAAACCCTGACGCCGTCCAAAGAAACAGCAAAAAAACCGCCAAAAGCGGAATACGACCATGCCTTATGGGCACAATAAAAACTCCATGACACCCGCGCCGGGCAATAAACCCGGCGCGGGATGGTATATTACAGTTTTGATTTCAATACGATGTCCGTAATGGGACCGCGTGAACGGTCACCCTTGAGGACCATATGAGCATAATTCTTATACCCTTTGAGCTTGCGTACTGTCCAGTTAAGTCCGTTATTCGACTCATTGAGATATGGATTATCCACCTGTCTGGTATCACCAAGACAGATGCATTTGACTCCATCGCCCATACGGGTGAGCAAGGCCCGGGTTTCGCCACGAGACAGATTCTGCATCTCGTCCACAATAACTACCGCGTTCTCAATGTTCATACCCCGTAAAAAAGCAACAGGCTGGACCTCAAATTTTTTGGGATTAAACTTTAACGAATCCCCGGCAGGATCTTGGAATATCCGATTAGCCGGTCTAATATCATGCAACTTGATCAATAAATCCTGCACATATTTGACATATGGCAGCATTTTTTCTTCGATATCACCCGGCAGGTAGCCCATCTTGGCTCCGATCTCCACGACCGGCTTGACCAAATAAATCTTACGGTAAGGATTATCCTTACGCTCCAACATAAGATATAGGGCAGCCGCCAGCGACAGGAAGGTTTTGCCGTATCCCGCTTCGGATTGAATAGACACAAGATCAATCCCCTCCTGAAGCATCAGCTCCAAAGCAAGATTCTGATAAATCGAACGGGGTTTCACGCCCCATATTTCATGGGAATATCCAATCTCCTTGGGGCCTTCAGGCCCATAGAAAACCGGAGTACCGTTTTCCCATTTGAAACAGTTGCGAACAGGGTCTTCTTCTTCGCTCACAAAGCCCGTGTATTTTTGTGATTCAGACCGAAACGGATCGGAATCGCGATATTCCTCGCTGGGAATACCATAGCACTTGGCCTTAATCTGAAGGATACGGTCATTGGTGATGAGCGTGGCATCTTGCGGCCCCACATGCAGAATCTCCTTGAGGATACGATCATCCATCACGGGATCAGTGAGCGTGTCTGCAAAATCAGGGGGGAAAATGTTGACGTCATCGTCGTGGAGGATGGCGCGCACTGCTTGGGACACGATATGCCCAATGCGCGGGTCTTTCTTGAGTCCGTCCAGTTCAGCAAGGACGGTGTACGGAATGTATATCTGGTTTTCCACCCCATTTCTCAGGGCGGTGATGCATTTGGGGTTTTCAATAAGGACGTTGGTATCGAGGACAAACTGCTTCTGGGCCATAATCCCCCGTCCGTGGGTTTGAAAGTTGATTCCAGGGCTTCACCATGCCTTGTACCCGAGGCCGGGAATCAGCGAATCAATTTCATCTGCACCTCCATTCTTTTTCACATTCGATACTGACCATGACGATTTTTTAAGAAAAAGTCTAGACGCAAATTGCCTCATACTAAAAGGGAAAGCATGACGGAAACGTGACGATCCGATGATATCAAGATCATTCAACAAGCAGCCAAAAAAAATCAAACGTATCAATGATTCAATAAAGGAACGATCATCCCGGAAGAATCCCGG
This genomic window contains:
- a CDS encoding Lrp/AsnC family transcriptional regulator — translated: MKSTLDTQDKKLVAALTHDGQLSPGKIGQGMGVTAPTVRSRMKNLITAGALKVAGLINPMEAKGLTVAMVGITLHSHEQLGEKLEQIGSLPRVNWCAVVTGRYDIIVEIICTDEMSDLYDFLDQDLSKVGGVNSSESFVVMKSKRKWLLLPDAVVDRFNK
- the ald gene encoding alanine dehydrogenase: MIIGIPKEIKTLENRVSMTPGAVESLIRHGNKVLVEAGAGLGSGLTDAEYEAAGATMVSAEEAWGAEMVIKVKEPLDSEFKYLREGLILFTYLHLAAAESLTHALLKSGTIGIAYETVESPDHTLPLLTPMSEVAGRMATQVGAHYLEKTQGGEGILLGGVPGVYPAEVMVIGGGVVGTNAARIAMGMGARVTILDLSHQRLQYLDEVFQGRITTMMSTEPNIRQMITKADLVVGAVLIPGAKAPNLITRDMLPLMKKGSVIVDVAVDQGGCVETIKATTHDDPTYIVDGVVHYGVANMPGAVPRTSTFALVNQTTPYALRLAAKGVDALKNDPGLALGLNTYKGKLTCPAVGEAFGMESQTPEEALGI
- a CDS encoding DUF3088 family protein; its protein translation is MLEGLLGYFPQLREDLDIRPIEFQRPRAAIITFLGKEHQGCPCLILADPTKAEGLPVQQYEQYSFLDDHKAIIEYLARNHGISRPSHD
- a CDS encoding transglycosylase SLT domain-containing protein, producing the protein MPIRHGRIPLLAVFLLFLWTASGFAQSPALTEPMKVAAFPSLESAIRIRGPLEFCGEYVPVHLPEVRERLEKELLLMLWDRAQVILWLKRTGRYFPHIEVVLKGANMPDDLKYIAVIESALKPHAGSNKGARGIWQFIPSTARNYGLVVNYSIDERRNFYSATKAAVRYMNELHDMFGSWTLGCAGYNMGEQGLKKRIEKQEVKDYYRLHLPRETQRYIPRAIAAKLILSDPARYGFDLRPGDYYSPKQFDRIKLKAKYATPVTLVAKAAKTYYKNIRDLNPQLLSDTIPRGDHILYLPQGAAGDFAKRYHPLIAKYRKTLKPKTYVVKRGDSLTAIARKHQMSLWQLCKLNKLSTKSTIRPGQKLSVSK
- a CDS encoding PhoH family protein; the protein is MAQKQFVLDTNVLIENPKCITALRNGVENQIYIPYTVLAELDGLKKDPRIGHIVSQAVRAILHDDDVNIFPPDFADTLTDPVMDDRILKEILHVGPQDATLITNDRILQIKAKCYGIPSEEYRDSDPFRSESQKYTGFVSEEEDPVRNCFKWENGTPVFYGPEGPKEIGYSHEIWGVKPRSIYQNLALELMLQEGIDLVSIQSEAGYGKTFLSLAAALYLMLERKDNPYRKIYLVKPVVEIGAKMGYLPGDIEEKMLPYVKYVQDLLIKLHDIRPANRIFQDPAGDSLKFNPKKFEVQPVAFLRGMNIENAVVIVDEMQNLSRGETRALLTRMGDGVKCICLGDTRQVDNPYLNESNNGLNWTVRKLKGYKNYAHMVLKGDRSRGPITDIVLKSKL